The Bdellovibrio bacteriovorus W nucleotide sequence GCAGGAACGACGGTTGCTAAAACCGGAAGTGTGAATAAAGCCAAGACTTTGGCTGGCACAGTTTCGACAAAAAACGGAGATATTTACTTCGTCATGCTCGTAAATACAGATCGGCCTTCTGAGTGGGGTGTTGCCAACAATGTTATTAAGGATCAAGTGAACAAGCTGATCGTTAATAATGGAGGTGGTCGCAGAATTACTTATACAGAAATTCAAACACTGCCATTTGATAAAGATTCGACACTGAAGAGAACCTCAGGAATTGATTTAAAGTTGGAGTAAAATTCATGTCATTAAGATTCTTATTAACTTTTGTGTCCTCAACTTTGATTGCTCTCACTTCTGGTGCAGAAACAAAAGCTCCACAGGAATCTATCTATAAATCTTTTTTGCAGGGCGATGTTGCCTCTGCAAAAAAGATCATGTCTAAAAAAGATTTTAAAATTAATAGCACCGATGCTGATGGGCTCACTCCGCTGATGAATGCCGCTCTAAGCGGTGACCTTGCTCTGGTAAAACTCGTTCTTAAAAAGAAACCAGACTTGGAGTTTAAAAATTCAGACGGCGAAACTGCTCTGGCTGTGGCTCTAACAAATGATCAAATTGATATCTCCAAAGAATTGATTCAAGCAGGAGCTAAGGTTGATATTCTTGTCGCCGGTGATAGTAAGGACACTCTTCTCATTCAGGCCGCGAAAAACAATCTAGAGATCACGAAGCTCATTTTGGCGAAAAGCAAATTGGAGCTCAATAAAACAAACTCCACGGGAGAGACTCCGCTGATGCAAGCCATTCGCTATGGCAACAACGAGTCCGCAAAGTTTCTTATCCAAAGTGGCGCCGATAAAACACTTAAGAATAAAGCTGGCGAAACAGCTCTCGACATTGCTAAGAAATCTGCAAATCCTGAAGCTGAAAAATTTCTGAAGAAAAAATAAGACATAAAAAAAGGGGCCTTTGCAGCCCCTTTTTCTTTTTAAGAGAATAGTTTCTTAATGAATCCTGTGATCTTTTGTCCCAAGCTCGCCTGCTTTGGCTTCGCCACTGGACGAGATGTTTGTGGACGTCGCTTTGTAGGATCATATTTCTTATTCTGATCCTGACGGCGATCATTCGGTCTGCGACGGCTGTCGTTTCTCTTGCCTTCGCCTGGTCTTCCCTCAAAACGTGGGTTCGTAGGTTTTCCACCTGAACTATGGCGTTTTTCAGAGTTCGGATGCGGCCCCTTATTGCGGTCTGAACGCTCTGGACGCTCAGATCTATCAGAAGAACGAGGTCTTCTGTTGTCGTTACGAGGTCCACGTGAACGCTCGCCGCCTCTTTCATTTCTTCCTGAACGAGGGCGATCGCCACCTCTGGAGTAATGACCTTCACTTCCCATAGGTTTGAATTCTTTGATGAGTTGCTCATCTTCTAAGTATCCAACATCGATCTTGTGCTTTAAGTATTCTTCAATACGCGCCAAGGATTCGATATCCTTATCACCCACGAGAGAAAACGCGTGCCCCTCAGTTCCCGCGCGCCCTGTACGACCAATACGGTGAACATAGGATTCACTGTCGTTAGGCAATTCGTAGTTAATAACCAGATCGACACCTTTGATATCTAACCCACGAGCAGCAACATCTGTTGCCACAAGGATATTCATATCATTGTCGCCCTTAAACTGCTCGATCACGCGATTACGTTGAGCTTGAGTCAGTAGGCTTGAAATCGCCATTGCTGGCACACCGTTATCAACTAAGAAACGAGCGATGCGCTCTACACTCAGTTTGAAGTTGGTAAAGATAATAGCTTGCTTAGGGTTATGAAGCTTCAACACAGATAAAAGATGCTGAGGTTTTTCGTCAGAACCCACATGGAAAATTTGATCTTTTACGTTCTCTGCTTTGGTTTGATCGCGGCTGATATTTACTTCAATCGGCTCTGAACCAAATTGATAAGCCGTATTCAATACATCAAAATTCAATGTTGCACTGAAAACCAAGAACTGACGCTCACGTGGCACTCTTTGCAGGATGAATTTCATATCATCCTTAAAGCCCATATCGAACATGCGATCTGCTTCATCAAATACAATCGCACGCACTTGCTTCAAGTCGACGAGATGCTCTTTATAAAGATCAATCAGACGACCTGGAGTCGCGACAACAAACTCTACATTGTTCTTAAGAGCTTCTTTTTGCTTGTCGTAACCAGTGCCACCATAAATAGCAAAACCTTTAAGTCCTGAATCAATCGAGTACTTAGCGACGTTTTCTTGAACCTGCTCTGCCAACTCACGCGTTGGAACCAAGATCAAAATAAAGTTCTGTGGTTTCCAATCTGGAAAGGCTCTTTTTTGAGCAATCGCTTTGATCTCTTCAGGAGTGTCATCTGGAAGAGGACGAGAACGTAAGATACGTTCCATCAAAGGAATAACGAAGGCCGCTGTTTTTCCAGTACCTGTTTGTGCAAGACCAGCTACGTCTTTGCCATCGAGAATATGCGGGAAAGATTGTTCTTGAATAGGAGTACATTCCTCGTAATTCAATTTCTCAATCGCAGACAATAATTGGGGGTCTAAATTCAATTCTGAAAATTTCAAATGCTTTAACTCCGGTCTAAGTCTCCCAAACTACTGAGCAGGGAGTGAAATGTCAAAGAAGGCTCTTAAAAGCCTCCCACAAAGTCCCTCAGGGCCTGTAAAAAAGCCTGAGGCTGATCTGCGTGAACCCAATGACCTGCGCCAGGAATCTCGATGCCCTGAATCAATGGGTTGGACTCCAGAACTTTCTGAAAGTTCTCTGAAGAGAGCTCTTTCGAATTTTCTCCACGAATCCAAAGGGTTGGGCACTTTAAAGCCCGCACTTCGGCCCAGCGATCTCCGCCTCGGCCCATTTTAACAGAGTCTATGATCCCCTGTTTGTCAAAACGCCAGCTTACAGTCCCATCGGGCTGCTCCGCCATATTTGAGTAAAAGTAATTTGCCATTACCTCAGCGCGCTCACGTGTTCGCACATTGTGAATGAAGTTCTCAAAAAAATAGGCCTTTGCCTCAGCGCGTGTTGCGAAGGGAGTCGGAACCGAGTTCAGGAGGTACTCATAGTACTCGTGGGCGTTTTCAGCCCCCTCAGGGCCAATATCTTCAATCACAAGGTGATCTATACGCTCAGGATGGAGAGCCGCAAAGTTCAAAACGTTTCTACCGCCCATGGAGTGACCTACGAGGTTGAAGGACTCCCAACCCAACTCATCGACAATTTTTAAAAGATCTTGGGCGTAGTCCTCAGGTGCATAGCCCCCTGAAGTGGGATGAAACGAGCGCCCATGGCCCCTTTGATCGTAAACGAAACAACACTCCGTAGACTCAAGTCCTGCAACGATCTTACGCCAATTTTGCCCATAGCCCATCAAGCCATGCACAAAAACCCATTTTCTGCCTTCCTCAGGCCCATAAAATTGATGATAGAAATTGTTCAGATAAGACATATTCTTTTTATACTCCCGACAATAGCCCTCAACAACGTTTGAATTTTGATGCGAAGAGATGTAACTTCTTCCTCCATGGATATCCAACAAAAACCCAGTCTGCATGAGGACTGGATTGATTTTTACGCCATTCGAATTGTCAAAAACCTCCAAGAAGCAGGATTTGAAACCTACCTCGTGGGCGGCTGCGTGCGTGATTTGCTAGTTGGCATTCATCCCAAGGACTTCGACATTGCGACTAACGCTCATCCAAATCAGGTGAGAAAGAAAGTTCCTAACGCCTACGTGATTGGCCGCCGCTTCAAGCTGGTTCTTGTAAAGCGGGGGGATCAACAGTTTGAAGTCGCTACTTTCCGCCGAAATGTCACTCAAGAAGAGATGAGTGCGGATGATGGTATCGAAGGTGATAATTACTTTGGAACGGTGGAAGAAGACGCCAGTCGCCGTGATTTCACCGCCAATGCTGTTTTTTATGACCCTATCGCGCAAAAAATTATCGACCACTGCGGTGGAATGGACGACATTAGAAACCGCGTCTTGCGCATGATCGGCGATCCCATCGAGCGTTTTGTCGAAGATCCGATTCGGATTCTTAGAGCGATTCGCCTTTCTCATAAGCTCAACTTCTCTTTAGCGTCAGATATGCGCCAAGGGATTGTCGCCTGCGCCCCTGAATTGCAAAAATCGGTTTTACCTCGTCGTCGCGAAGAGTGGCTTAAGTTTTTACGCCTTAACGAACCGTTTTTAGCTTTCTTAGAACTCTATGATCTAGGGATTTTAAAGACCACTTTGCCAGGCCTAGAAAAGATTTTCGAGAACCCTGAGAAACTCGCTATTTTTGAAGTTTACCTTTCTCGTATCGACATCTCTGGAATTGATAAGGCTAACCCTATTGAGCTTTTTGCGGGCTTCATGCTTGCTTATTGCAAAGCCCACTACGGAGAAATTGCGATCACTGAAGAACTGGTCGCCAATGACGAAGAACTCCTGCAATTTATGCGTGATGAGTTAGGAGTCTTCAAATTAGAAATGACGATCTTCTTCAAAGCCCTGCATATCATGGCGGGTCTTCATAAAATCGAGACCTACTCTCGCAAGGGCGAACGCCGCAAATTGGCCTACGTTCTGAACGAGTCTTTCCCTTTAGCCATTAAGCTTGCAACTATTGATTACTCTTTAGGTGGCCAAGAACTTTCGTTCTGGATTCAAGAAATCGAAAAATTTTCTCGCGGTCCTCAAAGAAGAAATCCCAAGGACCCTGCAGAAATTCACTAGAGACAGTGCAACGCCCTTAAGCGGCGTTGCGAACTTTTTGATGAGACATCACTTCAGTAGCAATCTTTTCAAGAGGCACGACCTTATCGACTCCCCCTAAAGCAATCGCAGCAGCTGGCATTCCAAACACCACGCAAGTTTCTTCATTCTGTGCGATCGTGAAAGCGCCCGCCTCGTGCATCGCCTTAAGGCCCTCGGCACCGTCTTTCCCCATCCCCGTCAGAACAACACCCGTAGCGTTCTTACCCACATACTTAGCCACAGACTTCATCATATAGTCAGCCGCAGGGCGCACACTATGAAGAGGTGGCAATTGATGGAGCTTTACGTGATAGTAGGCTCCAGATCTTTCGATCTCCATATGGAAGTTTCCGGGAGCAATCAAAACTCTTCCTGGAACCACCTGATCACCATCTTCAGCTTCCTTCACTTCAAACGGAAACATATTATTCAGATTATCAGCAAAGGTCTTCGTAAATCCCGGTGGCATGTGTTGCACCACCAGCGTACCCGGGATATCTGGCGGCATCCCAGATAAAAATGTTTTTAAAGCTTCTGTTCCACCCGTTGAAGAGGCAATAGCTAACAACTGATGCGTTGTCCGTGCCAGTGAACTTGCCATTGCAGGCTTTGCCACATGAGCAGTCACAGGACGCGGAGAAGAGGGGCGAATACGCGCCTTAGCCACTTCTTTGACTTTTTCAACCAAAGAGCGCGACAGGTTTTCTAAAGTTTGAGAAACGTCGATAGATGGTTTTTCTAAAACCTCAATCGCACCCGCCTCAAGAGCTTTAAAATAAGTTTCAGAACCCGTCTTTGCTAAGCTTGAAAAAATAATTGTACGAGTTGGAAAGTGTTGCATCACTTTTTCTAAAAAACTTATGCCATCCATTCGCGGCATTTCAATATCCAACGTCATAACATCTGGCTTAAGAGCGACTAATTTATCCCGTGCAATATAGGGATCTGCCGCCGTTCCAACCACTTCAATGTCGGGACTGGAGTGAAAAATCTTTTCTAATAACTTTCTTATAACTGCAGAGTCATCGACAATTAATACTCTTACTTTCGACATACTCAACTCCTAGATGCGCTCGTAAACAGCACGAGACAATGATTTAAGACCTGGATGTTTAACGTTGCCTGACTCTGAATGTCCGAGCACCAAATACCCACCTGGAGCAAGACACTGAACCAAATTATCGATCACACGTTTTGTTGTTTCTTCATCAAAATAAATCAGCACGTTTCTACAAAAGATCATATGGAACTTGTGTTGAAACTCGTATCTTGGATTCATCAAATTAAATGGCGCAAAACGAATGAGATCATGGATTTGATCATTCGCTCTCCAAATCGGATCATCCACAGAGATCATCTCTGTGAAGTACTTACTTCTTTGCGCCGGAGGCAGACCTGCCATCTCACGTTCAAAGTAAACACCAGCACTTGCTTTTTTAAGAACTTCAAGATCGATATCTGTCGCCAGCATTCGAACTTTCTTAGCCTGTTCTCCGAGAGAGTCCCACACTGTCATCGCCATTGTATAGGGTTCTTGCCGTGTACTCGCAGCCGCACACCAAAGGCGTAACTCTCCTGGATACTTTTTCATAAGTTCCGGCAGAGCACTGTTCATAAAATCGAAGTGATTCGACTCGCGATAAAACGAAGTCATGTTCGTTGTCAGAGCGGAAATATACTCAGAAATAACTTCTTTATCGCGCGCTCTCAAAAGATCCCAATAAGCCTCGTAGCTATCAAGACCATACCTGCGTAGCATTTTTACGAGGCGATTGCGCACCAGTGCGTGATTTTTAGGAGTCGGTGGCAAATCAATACCAGCCAACTCATAAATAAGATCTGCGAAGTTGCTATAGATCTTGTCTGATAATTTGATTTCATCAAAATCAAAAAGAATCGCTGAAAAATCATTTTTTTTCGCTGCTGAACTCACACTGCGGCCCTTCCACTTACAAATTGAGAATTAACCAACGCCGATGGCTCTAAAATCAAAACTGTTTTTCCGTCACCTAAGATTGCAGCTCCTGCAACTTCTGGAATATCTAAACCCGTGACGATAGGCTTCACGACGACTTGCGCTTGTCCTAGGACATCGTCCACAGGTAGTGCTACTTCTCCGCGCGCAGTTTCAACGATCACCAACATGGATTCTTCTCTACGAGAGCTTAATGAATCCCCGCGTTTCACCCACGACTCTGATGTGAGCGTTTCAAGATTTCCAAGGGTGTTTGTCATATCAAGCACAGGAATAAGTGCTCCACGAACGTTGGCAATTTTTCCTGATCCCGTAATTTCTGTGTAGTCTTTCGGCTGTACGCGAACGATCTCACGAATATTATGAATCGGAAGAATGAAACGCGATCCACCAAGTCCGACAATAATTCCATCCGTGATGGCTGTGCTTAAAGGAATCGTCATTCTAAACGTTGTACCCACTCCCCACTTTGAAGTGAT carries:
- a CDS encoding hypothetical protein (COG0666 FOG: Ankyrin repeat); this translates as MSLRFLLTFVSSTLIALTSGAETKAPQESIYKSFLQGDVASAKKIMSKKDFKINSTDADGLTPLMNAALSGDLALVKLVLKKKPDLEFKNSDGETALAVALTNDQIDISKELIQAGAKVDILVAGDSKDTLLIQAAKNNLEITKLILAKSKLELNKTNSTGETPLMQAIRYGNNESAKFLIQSGADKTLKNKAGETALDIAKKSANPEAEKFLKKK
- a CDS encoding protein-glutamate methylesterase (COG2201 Chemotaxis response regulator containing a CheY-like receiver domain and a methylesterase domain), whose protein sequence is MSKVRVLIVDDSAVIRKLLEKIFHSSPDIEVVGTAADPYIARDKLVALKPDVMTLDIEMPRMDGISFLEKVMQHFPTRTIIFSSLAKTGSETYFKALEAGAIEVLEKPSIDVSQTLENLSRSLVEKVKEVAKARIRPSSPRPVTAHVAKPAMASSLARTTHQLLAIASSTGGTEALKTFLSGMPPDIPGTLVVQHMPPGFTKTFADNLNNMFPFEVKEAEDGDQVVPGRVLIAPGNFHMEIERSGAYYHVKLHQLPPLHSVRPAADYMMKSVAKYVGKNATGVVLTGMGKDGAEGLKAMHEAGAFTIAQNEETCVVFGMPAAAIALGGVDKVVPLEKIATEVMSHQKVRNAA
- a CDS encoding ATP-dependent RNA helicase (COG0513 Superfamily II DNA and RNA helicases) produces the protein MKFSELNLDPQLLSAIEKLNYEECTPIQEQSFPHILDGKDVAGLAQTGTGKTAAFVIPLMERILRSRPLPDDTPEEIKAIAQKRAFPDWKPQNFILILVPTRELAEQVQENVAKYSIDSGLKGFAIYGGTGYDKQKEALKNNVEFVVATPGRLIDLYKEHLVDLKQVRAIVFDEADRMFDMGFKDDMKFILQRVPRERQFLVFSATLNFDVLNTAYQFGSEPIEVNISRDQTKAENVKDQIFHVGSDEKPQHLLSVLKLHNPKQAIIFTNFKLSVERIARFLVDNGVPAMAISSLLTQAQRNRVIEQFKGDNDMNILVATDVAARGLDIKGVDLVINYELPNDSESYVHRIGRTGRAGTEGHAFSLVGDKDIESLARIEEYLKHKIDVGYLEDEQLIKEFKPMGSEGHYSRGGDRPRSGRNERGGERSRGPRNDNRRPRSSDRSERPERSDRNKGPHPNSEKRHSSGGKPTNPRFEGRPGEGKRNDSRRRPNDRRQDQNKKYDPTKRRPQTSRPVAKPKQASLGQKITGFIKKLFS
- a CDS encoding putative hydrolase (COG0596 Predicted hydrolases or acyltransferases (alpha/beta hydrolase superfamily)) translates to MSYLNNFYHQFYGPEEGRKWVFVHGLMGYGQNWRKIVAGLESTECCFVYDQRGHGRSFHPTSGGYAPEDYAQDLLKIVDELGWESFNLVGHSMGGRNVLNFAALHPERIDHLVIEDIGPEGAENAHEYYEYLLNSVPTPFATRAEAKAYFFENFIHNVRTRERAEVMANYFYSNMAEQPDGTVSWRFDKQGIIDSVKMGRGGDRWAEVRALKCPTLWIRGENSKELSSENFQKVLESNPLIQGIEIPGAGHWVHADQPQAFLQALRDFVGGF
- a CDS encoding chemotaxis protein methyltransferase (COG1352 Methylase of chemotaxis methyl-accepting proteins) gives rise to the protein MSSAAKKNDFSAILFDFDEIKLSDKIYSNFADLIYELAGIDLPPTPKNHALVRNRLVKMLRRYGLDSYEAYWDLLRARDKEVISEYISALTTNMTSFYRESNHFDFMNSALPELMKKYPGELRLWCAAASTRQEPYTMAMTVWDSLGEQAKKVRMLATDIDLEVLKKASAGVYFEREMAGLPPAQRSKYFTEMISVDDPIWRANDQIHDLIRFAPFNLMNPRYEFQHKFHMIFCRNVLIYFDEETTKRVIDNLVQCLAPGGYLVLGHSESGNVKHPGLKSLSRAVYERI
- a CDS encoding poly(A) polymerase (COG0617 tRNA nucleotidyltransferase/poly(A) polymerase), with the protein product MDIQQKPSLHEDWIDFYAIRIVKNLQEAGFETYLVGGCVRDLLVGIHPKDFDIATNAHPNQVRKKVPNAYVIGRRFKLVLVKRGDQQFEVATFRRNVTQEEMSADDGIEGDNYFGTVEEDASRRDFTANAVFYDPIAQKIIDHCGGMDDIRNRVLRMIGDPIERFVEDPIRILRAIRLSHKLNFSLASDMRQGIVACAPELQKSVLPRRREEWLKFLRLNEPFLAFLELYDLGILKTTLPGLEKIFENPEKLAIFEVYLSRIDISGIDKANPIELFAGFMLAYCKAHYGEIAITEELVANDEELLQFMRDELGVFKLEMTIFFKALHIMAGLHKIETYSRKGERRKLAYVLNESFPLAIKLATIDYSLGGQELSFWIQEIEKFSRGPQRRNPKDPAEIH